From the genome of Bacteroidota bacterium:
CCAGACTATGCGAAGTTGCTTTTATATACGCTTTACTATCCACATAGAACGACGATGCCATCACCGATTTTACGGCATTCGAAACCATCTCTACCATTTTATCCATATCATCCTTAGCATAAGGAACCATATACGTGGCAAACACTCCGGCAAAAGGCTGATAATGCGAATCTTCTAAAACACTTGAGGAACGAACAGCCACCGGACGGTCAGAAACACTTAAAAATACTCTTATATCTTCCATTACCCAATCCGGAAGATCGTGAGTAATAAACTTATCCAGGATTTCCTGATCACTCAGATCTTCCTGAATTACAAATTCAAAAAGATCATTACTTTCCATAAATTCATCAAAAACCTGAGTACTTAGCACTACAGTCCTCGGAATAGAAATAGTGATTCCCGGATATTTTGCAAAAAGCTTATGTCTCTTCAGGAAAGAATCTACAAATGCCAGTCCCCTTCCTTTTCCTCCCAGTGCCCCCTCTCCTATTCGTGAGAAACCGAGAAATTCATCATATTTATTACCGTTAAATTTTGCAATTACACCACGAGACCTGAATATCCTACAACTTTTTATCGCCTCAACAAGATACTCCCTAACGTGATCGTTTTCATCAAAATCTTCAAACTCTATATCACTAAAAAGATTAGCTATCGGAAATAGCGCACGAGACTTTAACCATTTCGAGAAAGAATTCCTCTTAGCGTGATAAACTATAGATTCCATTGACACATAGCGTATTTTCTTCTGCAAACTTTTAAGATCGGTTGCAATATCCACCACTTTACCTTGCTTAGGATCCCAAAACTCAAAGTTCCCGAACGAAAAATATTCCGTAATAAACTTTTTCAGCTCAATCGAAAGACGTTCCGAATGTTTATACAAAAATTTAATTCCTAAATCTTCTGCTATATAGCCATTCTTTTTATCGGATGACTGTAACAAAAAAGGAAAATACTTATCCCTTTTTCGTACGTGTTCAGCTAAATAAAAACCGGCTCTCGGATCCTTAACACCATTTTTAAAATAGCTTACATCAGAAATAACCCCCAGTAGATTGTGCTTATACTTCTCAAAAATTGCTACACCATCTTCATAATTAGTTGCCAGAAGAATTTTTGGTCTACCTCTCATCAGTATCATTGCCCTGTGCTCATTCAAACCTTCGGTCATAAATGTACGTGCCTGAGTAAGGATGATTTTATAGAAACTGGGCAGATAGTTAGAATAAAATCTAAGAGAATCCTCAACAAGAAGAATAGCCTGAACACCTACTCCGAGAATATCACGTTCAGCATTCATGGAGTCCTCCGCTAGTTTAATAATAGCAAGAAAAATATCAACATTCCCACTCCAGTGGAATACATAGTCTATTGAGCTTGTATCTTCCCTGTCCAGTCTTTCCCTCAGCTCAGTTGAATAGTGACTCAACGCCGCAATCGGAACAGTTGGATAGAAATCTTTTATCTGACCGGCCACTTCGAACGATCTTTTACTCCCCGCATCTAACCACGTAATTACCAAGTCTATTTTTTCAGACTCCAAAATCCTGAGAGCCCTCTTACCTGAGTTAGCGTGTAAAAATGTTGGCGGATACCGAAGGTTTAAATCAACGTACTCGTTAAATATTTGCTCATCGATTCTACCATCCTCTTCAAGCATATAAAAGTCATAATTAGAACAAATTATTAAAACCTTGTATATGCGATTTTGCATTAATCGTTTAAATGCAACCTCTCCAAACTGGTACGTTTTTAAATCCGGAAGTTTCTTTTTTAACATCTGACTGAAATCTAAGTTAAGCGAATGCAATTTAATAAATACTCCTTCAATTATATATAGTTACTTTATATTTCCTGAATAAAAAAGATTAACTAAATTTGCCCATTATTAAAACACGCTTAATCTTTAATTTCAGATAAGAGTATTTTTATAAAAACATAACACAACTTAATTCAAAAAAATGTCAGTTATTCCTGTTGAGCCGGAACCTAAGTTATTTGCTGCCAGAGGTAGCATGGAACTTGCAAAAAAAATTGCAAAACACTACGGAAAAGATCTTGGTAAGGTATCTATTTCTGAATTTAGTGATGGAGAATTCCAACCTTCATTCGAAGAAACTGTTAGAGGAGGACGAGTATTCCTTATTGCATCTACTAATCCACCCTCAGATAATTTAATGGAACTATTACTGATGATTGATGCGGCTAAGAGAGCATCTGCAAAAAAGATTACAGTTGTAATGCCATATTTTGGATGGGCACGTCAGGACAGAAAAGACAAACCCAGAGTTCCGATTGGAGCTAAAATGGTAGCAAATTTATTAATAGCTGCCGGTGCTACGAGAGTAATGACAATGGATCTTCACGCCGACCAAATTCAGGGATTCTTCGAAGTACCTGTTGATCATCTTTTTGCATCAACCATATTTTTACCATATCTGGAGAATCTGAACCTTGAGGATCTGACTATTGCATCACCTGATATGGGTGGTTCGAAAAGAGCACATGCCTATGCTAAACAAATGCAGTCTGATGTAGTTATTTGCTATAAACAGCGTAAAAAAGCCAATGTGATAGACAAAATGGAAGTGATTGGCGAAGTAAAAGGCAAAAATGTTGTGCTGGTCGACGATATGATCGACACCGGAGGAACTATTGTTAAAGCCGCAGAAATGATGCTGGAAAAAGGCGCTAAAAGCGTGCGTGCTATGATAACACACCCTATTTTATCAGGCCCGGCCCACGATAGAATTCGCAACTCTGTATTAGAGGAATTAATCGTCACGGATACAATACCTCAAAAAGAGGAGAATAACAAAATAAAAGTGCTATCTTGCGCCCCCTTATTTGCTGACGTAATGAAGCGTGTTCACAACTACGATTCAATCAGCTCTAAGTTTATTATGTAAGTATTTTTTATTAATTATATATATTTTAAAATGAAGTCGATAACAATTAAAGGCCAGGTAAGAGAAAGCGTGGGAAAAAGAGCTACTAAAGCCCTACGTAATGCTGAGCAGGTACCTTGTGTTGTTTACGGAGGAGAAACTTCTGTACACTTTGCAGCACCAGCTAAATCATTCAAAAACGTTGTTTATACAGCTGATGCTCTTACAGTAAACATTGAATTGGAAGGACAAGATCCAATTAACGCTGTATTGCAAGACATCCAGTTTCACCCTTTAACAGACGCGATTCTTCACATTGATTTCTATCAGTTGTTCGAAGATAAAGAGGTTGTAATGGACATTCCTACTAAATTGATTGGGAATTCTATTGGAGTTATGAATGGTGGTTCACTACGTCATAACTTACGTAAACTTAAAGTTAAAGCTTTACCGGCTAATCTTCCGGATTTAATCAATGTTGATATTACTAAATTGAGAATTGGA
Proteins encoded in this window:
- a CDS encoding PEP/pyruvate-binding domain-containing protein, which produces MLKKKLPDLKTYQFGEVAFKRLMQNRIYKVLIICSNYDFYMLEEDGRIDEQIFNEYVDLNLRYPPTFLHANSGKRALRILESEKIDLVITWLDAGSKRSFEVAGQIKDFYPTVPIAALSHYSTELRERLDREDTSSIDYVFHWSGNVDIFLAIIKLAEDSMNAERDILGVGVQAILLVEDSLRFYSNYLPSFYKIILTQARTFMTEGLNEHRAMILMRGRPKILLATNYEDGVAIFEKYKHNLLGVISDVSYFKNGVKDPRAGFYLAEHVRKRDKYFPFLLQSSDKKNGYIAEDLGIKFLYKHSERLSIELKKFITEYFSFGNFEFWDPKQGKVVDIATDLKSLQKKIRYVSMESIVYHAKRNSFSKWLKSRALFPIANLFSDIEFEDFDENDHVREYLVEAIKSCRIFRSRGVIAKFNGNKYDEFLGFSRIGEGALGGKGRGLAFVDSFLKRHKLFAKYPGITISIPRTVVLSTQVFDEFMESNDLFEFVIQEDLSDQEILDKFITHDLPDWVMEDIRVFLSVSDRPVAVRSSSVLEDSHYQPFAGVFATYMVPYAKDDMDKMVEMVSNAVKSVMASSFYVDSKAYIKATSHSLDEDKMAVILQEVTGKEYGNVYYPNISGVARSINFYPIGNEKAKEGIANVALGLGEIIVGGGRTLRFSPSHPKKVLQLTSPGTTQRDTQKYFFGLDLDPKSYQVSTSEAVNKIRIRIKQAEKHGSLKFVASTYDLQNNTIRPGVNTDGLRVITFDNVLKYNTFPLADILHDLLMIGQREMRNPIEMEFAVNLDVPKGQNKIFSFLQIRPIVESNDVINIVPNNLNLDDSIIYSESALGNGKYDHIKDFVYVKPESFNSAATRNIAEAVEKINKKFEEEGKQYILVGPGRWGSSDPWLGIPVTWSQISSAKVIVESGLENFRIDPSQGTHFFQNLTSFKVGYFTINPFIKDGFYDIDYLNNKEAVYEDEFLRHIEFDEYLTVIIEGRDNKAVILKEGVEINQAEEEEMDELPPEGFM
- a CDS encoding ribose-phosphate pyrophosphokinase, with the protein product MSVIPVEPEPKLFAARGSMELAKKIAKHYGKDLGKVSISEFSDGEFQPSFEETVRGGRVFLIASTNPPSDNLMELLLMIDAAKRASAKKITVVMPYFGWARQDRKDKPRVPIGAKMVANLLIAAGATRVMTMDLHADQIQGFFEVPVDHLFASTIFLPYLENLNLEDLTIASPDMGGSKRAHAYAKQMQSDVVICYKQRKKANVIDKMEVIGEVKGKNVVLVDDMIDTGGTIVKAAEMMLEKGAKSVRAMITHPILSGPAHDRIRNSVLEELIVTDTIPQKEENNKIKVLSCAPLFADVMKRVHNYDSISSKFIM
- a CDS encoding 50S ribosomal protein L25/general stress protein Ctc — protein: MKSITIKGQVRESVGKRATKALRNAEQVPCVVYGGETSVHFAAPAKSFKNVVYTADALTVNIELEGQDPINAVLQDIQFHPLTDAILHIDFYQLFEDKEVVMDIPTKLIGNSIGVMNGGSLRHNLRKLKVKALPANLPDLINVDITKLRIGSKATVGQLEAENFAIMHSDNVVVAQVKISRNATATDEEEEGEEAETETTEAAE